The Chitinibacter bivalviorum genomic interval ACAGCCAGAATTAGCCAGCCTGACATCAGAAGCTCCTTTTGAACCCGTAATCGGGCTCGGTCAAGGAGGCTGCCGGAAACCCGCAAGAGGCAGCGCGGCCATTATCGGCCAGATGCATCTATGCGGCAAGCATGTTGCGCGGTGAAAATTACACCTGCATGGCGTAGCAGGTTTTGCCAGCCGATTGGCTTATTGCAAACTGGCTTTGAATTCTTTTTGTAGCGCTTCATATTGCCCATTGGCATGTATGGCTTGCAAGCCGAGCTCAAACCGCTGCGCCAGCCGTGCGCCATCGGGATGTTTTTTGCTAAAGCCGACATAAAATTGCGCGGTATTGACCAGCCCCACTTCCACAATCCGGGCTTTAAATTGCACATTTTTCTGCTGTAGCAACTTGGCCGGTGTGGTATTGACCAAAGCAAACTGCACGCGCCCGGCCATGAGTTTTTTAAACTGCACTTCGTCACTAGGCGAGACGTCTTTTTTGATCTTCGGGTTATTCATAATCAGCGGCGGATAAGTGTAGCCATTGGTGATCGCCACCGAGTGCCCCGGTAAATCGCTGGCATCCAGATGCCGCTGCACGACGCTATCGAGCGCAAAAATCGACAGCCCTTCGGCAAACAGCGGCGTAGTGTGAAAATGATATTCCGACTGATTTTCGTCGTTTTTCTCGATATCAAAACAGCCCGCCAGCGACCCCATCTGCGTCTCTTTCAAGCAGCGAGCAAACGGCACGGCCTGAAATTTCACCATGATGCCCTGCGTTAGCAACGCCGCCGCCACCACTTTGGGCGCAAAGCCCTGAATCTGCGCTTGCCCCGGCGCTAGGTAGGAATACGGCGCCCAATCATCCTCAGCGCCCAACGTAATCTCCTCGCCAGCGCCAACGCGCGCGCAACAGAATGCGAAAATAATCAAAAAGCGGGACATGGCCAAATCCGTCAGCAAAGACCTTACACCGTTATACATAGGGATGCGCACAGGTCAAAGCCGTAAGAATAGAAATCGACGTTTGTCGGATGGCGATTGCCGCCGCAGTGCATGCGGTGAAATGTGCGCCGCTCGCAAAAACAAAAAGCCCGCATACGCGGGCTTTTTGGATAAAACAAAAGCGAGCTGTTATTTTGCAGCTTTACGACGGCGAGCAGCCAACAGGCCTACTAAACCCATGCCCATCAAAGCATAAGTTTCTGGCTCTGGCACTGGTGCAATATTGGTCGCGTCGATGCTCAGAGCATACAGTGGCCAGTTGGCGTTACCACCGTTCACGGCAAAGCTAGGATTACCATAACCTGTTACACCAACATAAAAGGTGCTTGGGCCAGTTGCATGGTGTGAAAGCTGTGAGTCGTAACCAATCCCTGCATCATCATCAAAAGCCAATTTAACGCCGTGCGAATCAAACAAACCAATATAAGGATCGCGGCCATACTGATCTTGGCCAGGGTCAGAATTGAGCGTCAGCAAATTCAATACAAAATTGCCTGTACCGTTCACCGTGAATTTGTAGAAGTCGATGGTATTGCCGCCTGGGATATCTTCATGGCGACCGCCCAATACATTAGTCACATCGCCCAAAGCCAGATTGCCCAGATTTTGCGCAGTAGCAAAACTGTCGTTTGAGCTACCGCCGCCCATTTCATCTTCAAACAAATCAACCGAAGCATTCGCATTCAGCGCCGCAGCCAACATCAGGCTAGTCAGAGTAAATTTCAGCATTTTTTTCTTCCAATTAAGCTTGTTGACGACGACGGCGAGCAGCCAGCAGACCAACCAGACCCATGCCCATCAAGGCATAAGTTTCTGGCTCTGGTACCGGCGCAGTAACGACGTTTAATGTGTAACCAGAAAATGCAGTTGGTGTACCAGTCAACGCGGCAAAGTATTGACCCGAGCCGCTAAAGCTCAAGGTAGAAATGCCTTTTACGCCGGTCGTGGTATTGAGCACAGTGCCCGCGCTGTTAAATACCGACAGCGTGGTGCCAGTTGCATTTTGGCTATCCAAAGACAGCTTGACTGACAATGGCGAAGACAAGGTAAAGCTAAACCAGTCTTCTGATTTAAAGGCACCGAACGTACCGCGGATACCAATAATTTGCAGTGCAGTAGCGCTGCTAAATGAGCCAATATTCTGAGCTTGAGCACGTGAATTATTGCCGGTTTCTTGTTCAAAAATGGCCGCATTAGCCAGACCGCTGGCCAGACCCAGTGCAGCGATTGCGAATTTAAGCGCTTTCATCTTTAACCCTTGGAATGTAAGTTTAGTGTATTGATCCACTTTGGAAGCGATTCTAAAGAAGGATTCATTATTCAGCAAGCATGAAATGTGAATTTATCATTAAAAATCAACATATTATGAAACACTAATACAGCAAAGGATGAAATACCCAGCTGCCAGCAAAATCAAGTCGCGGGCCTGCGCCTATCGCCACCTCACCTTCATCCCCGCTCCAAGCCCGCCTAGCCGCCAGATCTGCAATCGCTGGCATTGATTCGATATAGTGAAATCATCCAGTCCATCGGGGCTCACCATGCCAACTCACCCTCTGCGCCTGCGCATCGCGATCTGGCTTCGTCGCCTGCTCCCTACGCTGTATGTGCTCGGTGCGCTGCTGATCTGGCGCAATTACGCCGCGTCGCCTCGCGGTATGTGGGCGGATATTTGGCTGTACCTCTACACGCTGCCGATCTCCTACCCGCTCAATGTCTGGCTGCTACCTGGCGAGTTTCCGTTTCTCTTAGGCGAGCCGGTGCACGCGCGCAGTCTGTACTTTGCGCTGGCGGTATTGGCATTGGCGGCGGTGATCTGGCTGGGGTGTGATAGCTGGGTACGCTGGCAGCGCAAATAAACTCGTACGGCCAGCAGATGAATAACGGATAAATATTGGGCGTGTTCAGATAAGGTGTTGATAACAAGAATCGTAGGGTGGGTTAGCCCCTTAGGGCGTAACCCACCGTGACGCGACATAAAAAACAGCGTAACGGTGGGTTACGGCTTAGCCTAACCCACCCTACGAATATCGTTTTTCCTAATCAAACCAAGTTTTTTTCAGATCAACACCTAATCTAAAAATGGCCTAAATATTCAGGGTATATGAATAAGAGTCTTTCAATCATTGCAATACATAGCTATACCCTGTCATTGCAATCGAATACCATCCATTGCACACGGTACAATGTGGTGATACAGGGCAGGCACGATCATTCAACGTACCATGCCCCGCTCACAGACACGGCGGCGGGCTAGGCGGGGGCAAATCACCCGCGCTACCCAACCTCATTGCGGTTAACTCTCGCCAACAAACCCTAGCTGCCCTGTATCACCTCACGCAGTTTCACGCCGTTCATAATGCGCATGTATTTCTCAAAATTATCGTTTTTATCAGCGCCATACACCTTAATTTGCGCCAACTCGGCCTCGGTCAGCACCAATTTGGCTTTGATCTTGGTGCTTTGGCTGCCACCGAAATACGATAGCGGTGTATCGAGCACATCCTGACGCATGTGATAGGCCGCGCCAATCAGCAAAACGGTGATCGCAAGCAGGATCAGGGATATTTTTTTAGCTAACTTCATGGTCTCTCTTCTCAGTGAAATCAGGCGCCGTATAAATTGGAATAGGAATCAGCACCAAGCTTTAATGCCAAATCAATTTATCACAGTGGAATTTTCAAAAAAGAGCACAATTACACAAAACTAAGCCTGAATTATTACCATCCCACCCCAAATCCAGCATCCACTCGCCACGGCCAAGCACTGACAATGTCAGTTGCGCCATGTAAGATAGCCGCAAGCTACCACCTCACCGCATTAGGCATCGCAATGGCATTGTTATTGAGCAAGCAAGAAAAATTCCGCATCAAACTGATCTCTATCCTCCTACTCTTCATCGGGCTGGCGCTGATCTTTTTCACCGAGGCCTACCCCATCATTCTGGCCGTCACGCTCTTTCTGCCCGCCATCATCTCGTTCTTTTACGTCAAGCACCTGCTCACCCATCAGCCAGCGCAGTTTCATTTCAACCGTAGCTGCATTGACTACTACTCATCGCTGATGAAACTGGGGCTGTATTTATTAACCGCGGTGTATTTTGTGCTGGACGTGTATTTCTCCGCCGAAAACAGCAACCCCGATCTGCTGATCTCGGGCGAAGTCTCGCAGCTGATCAACAAATTCCTACTGATCTATCTGGCCTCGACGTATTTGGGGATGGATGCAGCGGCGAAGTATTTTATTCGGCGGCATGAAGCGGGGAAATTGGCGGGCCAATAATGGCGGTGGCGGTTTTGCTGCAAGGGCAATAGCGTTTTATGCGGCTATGCCGCGGGTTTTGGTGCGCATTTGCCAGCGCGGTAGTGGCCTGCTGGCGCAGGCGGTGAACCGGCGTTTTCGCCCGCCGGACGAGTTAGGGGTTGGTCTTGCCCAACCCCTAACAACCCCTGCGCGCCCGATCGACGCGAAACCCCGCTTGAAAAAAGCCCGTCAGGGCGCCGCTACAACTCGCGTTGCGCTACCGTCGCAACGCTCAAACACTACGCGGCTTAAAACCCTGACGAACATTTTTCAATCGGCGCGTCTCCACGGGCAATCCGTGCTAACCACGGCAGGGGTATATCCGCCAAAGCCAAACCAGACATAACTTTCAGAGCAACACCAAGGCAGGTATATGCCGCAATGGTAGGTCTGCGTGGATTCCCCTTGCGCTGCGCCGAGCGAGGAACGGGCGGGGCGGGGTTTCGGCGGGGCCTGTTTTGTTAAGCCCCGCCGCCGCCTCGAACCGTCCGCAGCGAGGGCATCGGCGCAGCCGACGCAGATGCGGGTCGCCTTTCTTTGCTGACTTTCTTTGGCGAAGCAAAGAAAGTCAGTGCCGCGGCGCACAGCCGCCAATCCCACTCAAACGCAAAACCACCGCACGCCATGCCGTAGCCTTGGGCCAGACTCGCTTTTCGTCAACAAAGCTAACATTTTTCCATCAAATAGCTGACGTTGATTTTTCAATTAGATAAGATGTTGAAATCCGACGAACGGTAGAGCGTATTCGACGCAAAGCGGCAATACGCTATTGAGGAATTCAATCAATGCACGTGGTACACATACGATGTGCTGCGGTCAACCCATCCAAAAATGGCAAGGGCATTATGAGTACACATAAATTAAATTTCATTAATTACAAATCATTTGAGAATGGGGAGATTGAGCTTAATCCACTAACCATTCTCCTCGGAATGAACAACTCAGGAAAGTCAAGCATTATAAAGCTGATTTTACTAATTAACCAAACAATTGAAAGCGGAAAATTCAGGCAGGTCGGAGAGAAAGTAGATCTTGGAGGCGCAGCAAATCTATTTAGAGATTTAAACACAAAGAATGACATAAAAATTAATCTTTCAATCAGTCAGAACAACATAATACAATCGGAATGTAGCCGCTTTTCTGGCAACGTTATTGATGACTTATATTCGAAGTTATTCCACTTCGACATATATTCGTTTTTCTTGAAAATAGACAAAGCAGACATTAAGTACAAACTAGAGGCTGGAGATATAAAAGGCGCTTTAAATTTACTAATGAAACTCCGGAAGGAATCAGAAGCATTTGCAGACTCACATTCTTACGAAGACGAAACAAAGTCGGCAATTAGATTGATTTTTGAAAGTTCAATTAAAAAAATCAAGTTTTCTCACCTTGCATTTGAAGGGGTCTCCTCAGTCAATTCTATTGAGTACACAATTGCGTTTAACACTATCTCAGGCTTAAATATCAAAGAAATAAAAATAGAATCAGACAACGACAACTACTGGAGCATTCGAAGAGACAAGACAGGAAAGTGGAAACTTATGTCTAGCAATAATAAACTTAACCGAATAAAGAAAATAATTAATATTTCCGATGCAATATCTGTAAACGGACTCATCCCAAAAGCAAAAGAGAAAATAAAGTCTGCAAATATTGCAGCCAATTTAAAAGCGCACAACATAGAATATGCAGAGTTGATATTTCGTGTAATTTATACTGCGGCATTAAATGCAACATCAATATTTAAGGACGTATATCATATACCGCCACTACGCTCTCATCCAGAACGCTACTTCGCAAATGCAGAACAAAACTCAGAGAAAATTCGCACCGATACAAAAAGTGTTGCGGCATACCTAGCAGAGCGACCAGAGCTGAAGGAAAAAGCAAATAAATGGCTTGAAAAATTCAACATAGCCGTAAACACGAAAAAAGTTGATGATTATTTTAATTCAATACAACTAGAAAGCAACGGATTGAGTCTCAACCTTGCTGACGTGGGATTTGGTTATTCTCAAGTGATCCCTGTATTAACTACCTCGATTCTTGCACCAAGAAAGAGCTTAATAATAATTGAACAACCAGAAGTACACATTCATCCAAAGATGCAAGGTGAATTAGCGGACTTTTTTATCGAGCTCGCGAAAGAAGATGGAAAAATATTTATTATTGAAACACATAGCGAAGCTCTTTTAAAACGATTACGGAGAAGAATTGCAGAGTTCGGCGCAACTAATGAATGCACATCATCAAGTAAAGAAAGTAGTACAAAAAGCAGCGCGATCTCAAAGGACAAAGTTGCAATATACATTACTGAAAAAAACAATCAGCTAAGAACATCAACGATTAAAAAATCAACAATATCTTCAACTGGAAATTTTGATTGGCCAAATGATTTTATCGAGAATGACATCGAGGACATTGTTGAATTTATGAAGCTGCAAGGATAAGCCTGAATGAAACAAATTATATGCCCAACCTGCATTTCATACTCAAAAGTAAGTCATTTTTTCACAGCAAATGTTTTCGCAAAAACAGCGGTACCATCAAGCAAAATATTTACCCTCTTGGACAATCAGAATATTATTCTCGACCATTATCACAATGAGATGAAATCAAACCCTAGCGACATGGTGAGAAGCTGGCTCGACTTGATTTCCAAATGCCAGTTGGTTAGAAAGATACAAATAGGAACAAATAACACTGAGATCCAAGCAGTAATTGATGCCGTCATTGAAAACTCAATTGGCCAAAGACGATTCGTCACCACCAAAGAATATGACAATGACTATAAGCACACTCTACTAATTAACAATGTCACACTCATGACCACGAAAGACATAGAAGAGGAAGAAGAATGCGCAGCGCCAATTGCAACTCCCACGTGCAATGAGATTGTTTTAGACATCTGCGACTCATTAATTGAAATGATCCAGCGGAAACAGACGTATAAACTTGAGGATCTACACAACGATAGCCTAGCTCTACGACTTGCAAACTGTCATAAATATCAAGTGTTAGATCAAAGCAGGCAAGGTGAATCAGCTTCAGGGAAGGGTGCGGGTGAACTTGGCATCTTTATCAAGAGTTACTCCGGTAGTCCTTTATCAATAATTGAAGCCGTAAGATCAAACTCTTGTGGAAGAAAAGATGAAAATTTGGCTGCTCATTTATCAAAACTAATGAATAACTACGACCAAGTTGGATTCAAAGCAAATTTTTTCGTAATTTACTGTGAAGCAGCAAGCTTTAATGATTACGCTCAGAACTATGCGAATGAATTTATGAGCCACCTTCATGAAAACTCTAAATATGATGGAGAAAAATATGCTCATAAAGTAACAAAAGATCAAACGCATCTATACACCAGTGTAGAAAAAATAAAGATTTTTAGGTCGACATTTGTCAACTTGGAAACTAACAAAGAACGATATGTATACCAAATCATTGGGGATTTTCACATATAAATAAAACATCGGGACTTCAATTACAAAATTCAATGGAATACCACTGTACGGTGCCCCCCCTCACGGAAAGCAATACCCATGAAAAAGCCCCGCATCGCGGGGCTTTTTCATGGGTATCACTACCAAATCATTACTCAGCAAGCCCTCACGCTACATACCCCACTACGCCACCAAACCCCGCTCGGCCTGCGCCAAGCTCACCCCACGCCGGTTTGTTAAAACCTCAATGCGAGATAAAAGCAAAGGGGTACATTTCTGTACCCCTTTTAAATTAATACTTCCTGATCAATACCCTTGAAGTTACTTGCTTTAGGCCACCTTGCGCTCTGGCACCGCGCTGAGCATGCCTTCAACACTCAGGTGGTAATCAAGCTGCGCCCATTCGATCCCCGTGGCATCGCAAATCAGCGTGTAATCGTTAATCTGCGCCAGTGTGGCGTTCAGCAATTCGGGATACCACGCCAGCGGCGTCGAGATCATTCGGCCATCGACCAGCTCGACGTGCAGGTAGCGGGTATCAACGCTGAGCGTTTTAGCGTGTGGCAAAGTAGGCATCCCATTTCTCCGTAAATGCGTCATTGTGCAGCGCAATTAGCGCCAGCATGGCGCGCTGATCTGCTGGCTTGAAGGTGGAATTGACCAGTCGCAGACTGCCCAGCTCCACCTTGGCAAAATATTCCCCTTTCATCACATGCACATGACGCGGCATGTGCTCGTTGGCGTAAAAAAAGAATTTAAAGCCATTTTCCAGCAGCAGCGTTGGCATTAGCTTACCTCCGTTTAGGCGACATAGCCAAGGTTCGGAGCAAGGTCGCGCTCCGCTTGCGCCAGACTCACCCCACGCCGCTTCGCATAATCTTCCACCTGATCCAGCGTCACTTTCCCCACGCCAAAATAGCGCGACTCGGGGTGGCTGAAGTAGAAGCCTGACACAGCTGCGGTTGGCAGCATCGCGTAGCCCTCGGTTAGCGTCATACCGATGTTGGGTGCGTTTAGCACCTTAAACAATTCCACTTTTGGCGTGTGATCCGGGCAGGCTGGGTAGCCGGGGGCTGGGCGGATGCCGACGTATTTTTCGTCGATCAGCTCGTCGTTGCTCAGGTTTTCGCCGCCCGCATAGCCCCATAGCTCGGTGCGCACGCGGTGGTGCATGTGCTCGGCGAAGGCCTCCGCAAATCGGTCGGCCAATGATTTGAGCAAGAT includes:
- a CDS encoding substrate-binding periplasmic protein codes for the protein MSRFLIIFAFCCARVGAGEEITLGAEDDWAPYSYLAPGQAQIQGFAPKVVAAALLTQGIMVKFQAVPFARCLKETQMGSLAGCFDIEKNDENQSEYHFHTTPLFAEGLSIFALDSVVQRHLDASDLPGHSVAITNGYTYPPLIMNNPKIKKDVSPSDEVQFKKLMAGRVQFALVNTTPAKLLQQKNVQFKARIVEVGLVNTAQFYVGFSKKHPDGARLAQRFELGLQAIHANGQYEALQKEFKASLQ
- a CDS encoding PEP-CTERM sorting domain-containing protein, with translation MLKFTLTSLMLAAALNANASVDLFEDEMGGGSSNDSFATAQNLGNLALGDVTNVLGGRHEDIPGGNTIDFYKFTVNGTGNFVLNLLTLNSDPGQDQYGRDPYIGLFDSHGVKLAFDDDAGIGYDSQLSHHATGPSTFYVGVTGYGNPSFAVNGGNANWPLYALSIDATNIAPVPEPETYALMGMGLVGLLAARRRKAAK
- a CDS encoding AAA family ATPase; its protein translation is MSTHKLNFINYKSFENGEIELNPLTILLGMNNSGKSSIIKLILLINQTIESGKFRQVGEKVDLGGAANLFRDLNTKNDIKINLSISQNNIIQSECSRFSGNVIDDLYSKLFHFDIYSFFLKIDKADIKYKLEAGDIKGALNLLMKLRKESEAFADSHSYEDETKSAIRLIFESSIKKIKFSHLAFEGVSSVNSIEYTIAFNTISGLNIKEIKIESDNDNYWSIRRDKTGKWKLMSSNNKLNRIKKIINISDAISVNGLIPKAKEKIKSANIAANLKAHNIEYAELIFRVIYTAALNATSIFKDVYHIPPLRSHPERYFANAEQNSEKIRTDTKSVAAYLAERPELKEKANKWLEKFNIAVNTKKVDDYFNSIQLESNGLSLNLADVGFGYSQVIPVLTTSILAPRKSLIIIEQPEVHIHPKMQGELADFFIELAKEDGKIFIIETHSEALLKRLRRRIAEFGATNECTSSSKESSTKSSAISKDKVAIYITEKNNQLRTSTIKKSTISSTGNFDWPNDFIENDIEDIVEFMKLQG
- a CDS encoding DUF2442 domain-containing protein, whose protein sequence is MPTLPHAKTLSVDTRYLHVELVDGRMISTPLAWYPELLNATLAQINDYTLICDATGIEWAQLDYHLSVEGMLSAVPERKVA
- a CDS encoding DUF4160 domain-containing protein, whose amino-acid sequence is MPTLLLENGFKFFFYANEHMPRHVHVMKGEYFAKVELGSLRLVNSTFKPADQRAMLALIALHNDAFTEKWDAYFATR